Proteins encoded in a region of the Drosophila sechellia strain sech25 chromosome 2L, ASM438219v1, whole genome shotgun sequence genome:
- the LOC6614471 gene encoding uncharacterized protein LOC6614471 — MAEKNSSNDGQYFLASSQNETDKVDSDMDAAARQCASTKKKTYFQPEVRSRKTSENTIPQKQRLSNNPGKKWNKFPQAGVSRKHDGEFRTITMKKGKQCRLRTALKLLDILEGKYDDSDSECSLDSKSLHRSVKRSTRRLQAMRDDHTPRDFIGLCRDCRSRCRNCGRRPSAVLMARRKRY; from the exons ATGGCGGAAAAAAATAGTTCGAACGATGGACAGTACTTCCTTGCTTCTAGCCAGAACGAAACGGACAAAGTGGATTCGGATATGGATGCAGCTGCCAGGCAGTGTGCATCcaccaaaaagaagacatatTTTCAGCCAGAAGTGAGATCTAGGAAAACGTCAGAGAATA CGATACCACAGAAACAAAGGTTATCAAATAATCCGGGAAAAAAATGGAACAAATTCCCGCAGGCTGGAGTTTCCCGAAAGCATGATGGTGAATTCCGAACCATAACTAtgaaaaagggaaaacaatGTCGTCTGCGAACAGCCTTGAAATTACTGGATATCCTTGAGGGAAAATATGATGACAGTGATAGCGAATGTTCCTTGGATTCTAAATCCTTACATCGTTCAGTAAAAAGAAGCACTCGTCGATTGCAGGCTATGCGGGATGATCACACACCCAGGGATTTCATTGGTCTCTGCAGGGATTGCCGATCACGATGCAGAAATTGTGGCAGACGTCCATCGGCTGTCCTTATGGCAAGACGTAAAAGATATTGA